TAAATTTTTTCTCCAGTTCCTGGGTAAATGTGAGTGTTCCCAGCGGCCGACCTGTTAGCGTATGTTTCCTTATGTTCTCAGTGAATTTTTCGTCTTCTTCTGAGCCTATACATCCTTTCCAGGAATCGAAGGACATATTTATGAACTTGGATATATCCTCTAATTTGATTAGCGAATAACCTATATTTATATGAAATGCAGCACTCGACCACTTCCACTGCCAAGCTTTTTCCACCAGTTTTGCTCTTACAGGGTTTCTTTCTACATACCTCAAAGCCGCAACGAAATGCGGTTCGTCCAAAATACAGGAATAAAAACGTCCCTGCCATAAATGCCCTTTTGCATTTTGCCTCTTATTGAAATATTGTGAGTAGCGCATATGAGCGGTATTAAATGTGT
This DNA window, taken from bacterium, encodes the following:
- a CDS encoding transposase, whose amino-acid sequence is MPRIARVVAVGLPHHITQRGNYGQDVFVDDADYLKYSEWLQEYTTKYGLSILAYCLMRNHVHFIVIPKKEDSLSHTFNTAHMRYSQYFNKRQNAKGHLWQGRFYSCILDEPHFVAALRYVERNPVRAKLVEKAWQWKWSSAAFHINIGYSLIKLEDISKFINMSFDSWKGCIGSEEDEKFTENIRKHTLTGRPLGTLTFTQELEKKFRRRLLVLPRGRPKKQGK